In a genomic window of Streptomyces pristinaespiralis:
- a CDS encoding carbohydrate-binding protein, with amino-acid sequence MLHRHAKAACVGAAAAAALVLTSLQGAASAQPAGGAAPSAANTLAVSAAQPELLRAMQRDLGLTRAEAERRLVNEAEAGATAAVLRQRLGDSFAGAWVEGADSGTLTVATTRAADAAAIRAGGAEARTVTHTLAELDRAKAALDRAAARDSSTDVPVWYVDVRANAVVVRAVERSAAQTLIGASGAERDLIRVVPTEEQPRPLYDIRGGDAYYMGGGGRCSVGFAVTRGTTQGFATAGHCGRAGTSTSGYNQVAQGTFQASTFPGRDTAWVAANSNWTSTPYVKGQSGQNIQVTGSVQQPVGASICRSGSTTGWHCGTISQHNTSVTYPEGTITGVTRTTVCAEPGDSGGSYISGSQAQGVTSGGSGDCRSGGTTFHQPINPLLQGYGLTLKTTTDPGEPGEPGEPGGTWAAGTVYQAGAQVTYGGVTYRCLQGHQAQAGWEPPNVPALWQRL; translated from the coding sequence ATGCTCCACAGACACGCCAAGGCCGCGTGTGTCGGTGCCGCCGCCGCGGCCGCGCTCGTCCTGACCTCCCTGCAGGGCGCCGCGTCCGCGCAGCCGGCCGGCGGCGCCGCACCCTCCGCGGCCAACACGCTCGCGGTGTCCGCCGCGCAGCCGGAACTGCTCCGTGCCATGCAGCGTGACCTCGGGCTCACCCGTGCCGAGGCCGAGCGGCGACTGGTGAACGAGGCCGAGGCGGGCGCCACCGCCGCCGTGCTCCGGCAGCGGCTGGGCGACTCGTTCGCCGGCGCCTGGGTCGAGGGGGCCGACTCCGGCACCCTGACCGTGGCCACCACCCGGGCCGCCGACGCGGCCGCCATCAGGGCCGGTGGCGCCGAGGCCCGGACCGTGACCCACACCCTGGCCGAACTCGACCGTGCGAAGGCGGCGTTGGACCGGGCCGCGGCGCGCGACTCCTCGACGGACGTGCCCGTCTGGTACGTCGACGTCCGGGCCAACGCCGTCGTGGTCCGGGCCGTGGAGAGGTCCGCCGCTCAGACCCTGATCGGGGCGAGCGGCGCGGAGCGGGACCTGATACGGGTCGTCCCGACCGAGGAGCAGCCGCGCCCGCTGTACGACATCCGCGGCGGCGACGCGTACTACATGGGCGGCGGCGGCCGTTGCTCGGTCGGCTTCGCGGTCACCAGGGGCACCACACAGGGCTTCGCCACGGCGGGCCACTGCGGCCGGGCCGGCACCAGCACCAGCGGCTACAACCAGGTGGCCCAAGGGACCTTCCAGGCCTCGACGTTCCCCGGCCGGGACACGGCCTGGGTGGCGGCGAACAGCAACTGGACCTCGACGCCGTACGTCAAGGGCCAGAGCGGGCAGAACATCCAGGTGACCGGCTCGGTGCAGCAGCCGGTCGGCGCGTCGATCTGCCGCTCCGGCTCCACCACGGGCTGGCACTGCGGCACGATCTCGCAGCACAACACCAGCGTCACGTATCCGGAGGGCACCATCACGGGCGTCACGCGGACGACGGTGTGCGCCGAGCCCGGCGACTCCGGGGGCTCGTACATCTCCGGGAGTCAGGCGCAGGGCGTCACCTCGGGCGGCTCCGGTGACTGCCGCAGCGGAGGCACCACGTTCCACCAGCCGATCAACCCGCTGCTGCAGGGATACGGGCTGACGCTGAAGACCACGACGGACCCGGGTGAACCGGGTGAGCCGGGCGAGCCGGGCGGGACCTGGGCGGCGGGCACCGTCTACCAGGCCGGCGCGCAGGTCACCTACGGCGGCGTGACCTACCGCTGCCTCCAGGGTCACCAGGCCCAGGCCGGCTGGGAACCCCCGAACGTCCCGGCGCTCTGGCAGCGCCTGTGA
- a CDS encoding LysR family transcriptional regulator, protein MELELRHLRTIRAIADAGSLTKAATALGLAQPALSAQLRRIERSLGGTLFERGRTGVRTTALGELVLDRARVVLPAVHELQQEAVRFARTGAPHGPRTPLRLGGTHGPLLGGLVDRLAAADPGVAVVTHTSWSEREIAASAAEGRLDYALIGACGESAPPGSGTLAWTEVARDPVFVMLSTDHPLAARSGIELAELAAEAWTDVPGDGCFADCFAAACVRAGFTPACVYETDIASCVHLVQVGRAVGLCRATFPDTPGMVTRPLVGTPLVWRHLLGWHPEAPAATRAPDVVGHVRAAHNDAVGRSASYSRWLTARAAVLHNAVEGADR, encoded by the coding sequence ATGGAACTGGAGTTGCGGCACCTCAGGACGATCCGGGCCATCGCCGACGCCGGCAGTCTCACCAAGGCGGCCACCGCCCTCGGCCTCGCACAGCCCGCGCTCAGCGCCCAGTTGAGGAGGATCGAGCGCTCGCTCGGGGGGACCCTGTTCGAGCGCGGCCGGACCGGTGTGCGCACCACGGCCCTCGGTGAACTGGTCCTGGACCGCGCCCGGGTCGTGCTGCCCGCCGTGCACGAACTCCAGCAGGAGGCCGTACGGTTCGCGCGGACGGGAGCGCCGCACGGGCCACGGACCCCGCTGCGGCTCGGCGGCACGCACGGGCCGCTGCTGGGAGGGCTCGTCGACCGGCTCGCCGCGGCGGACCCGGGCGTCGCGGTGGTCACCCACACCTCGTGGTCGGAGCGGGAGATCGCCGCGTCGGCCGCCGAGGGGCGGCTGGACTACGCGCTCATCGGCGCGTGCGGGGAGAGCGCACCGCCCGGTTCGGGGACCCTCGCCTGGACCGAAGTGGCCAGGGACCCGGTGTTCGTGATGCTCTCCACGGACCATCCGCTGGCGGCCCGGTCCGGGATCGAGCTGGCGGAACTGGCCGCGGAGGCATGGACGGACGTGCCGGGCGACGGCTGTTTCGCGGACTGTTTCGCCGCCGCCTGCGTCCGGGCCGGTTTCACACCGGCGTGCGTCTACGAGACGGACATCGCCTCCTGTGTCCATCTGGTCCAGGTGGGGCGGGCCGTGGGCCTGTGCCGGGCCACCTTCCCCGACACCCCCGGCATGGTGACGCGTCCGCTCGTCGGCACGCCCCTCGTGTGGCGCCACCTCCTCGGCTGGCACCCCGAGGCGCCGGCGGCGACGCGGGCGCCCGACGTCGTCGGCCATGTGCGGGCCGCGCACAACGACGCGGTGGGCCGCAGTGCCAGCTACTCACGGTGGCTGACGGCCCGGGCCGCGGTCCTCCATAACGCCGTGGAGGGGGCCGACCGGTAG
- a CDS encoding SpoIIE family protein phosphatase, which translates to MTGPVTLISESPEDPYSHGRAASVVLDRHGLVIGWSDRARTLVGWSAEEVLGRPAVEVLVRPEDHEEVLEATAACVRQRGWFGTVPVRTRDGRRLGFGIRARRVLRTEGHREWYLVAAPAEEVVQWEIDRSVMDGLFSRSPIGLSVHDTGLNILRINRAIARIGGITPEDARGHRIGDFLVEADARIVDAGLRKVLETGSPMIFTEQPCRLAGMPGKERYVSVSAFRMEDSAGRVLGVTNLVEDVTDRHRARRRLALLTEAGASVGTTLDVETTARELVRAAVPDLADCVSVDLLESVSRGEEPVPDGGAGPVLRTAYRTVTAETEHLLLPVGSVNSFPEDTPQARCLATGLPVLEPFIDVSETVKALGLGEPPAGYGVHSLMVVPLKARGLVLGFVCLWRSQLPEPFEEDDLTLANELAARAAISLDNARRFTQQHRAALALQRRLLPRELPVHPAVVVAHRYMPAGGATGVGGDWFDVIPLSGARVALVVGDVVGHGINAAATMGRLRTAVHTLADLDLDPDEVLSHLDDLVNRLAGEQEQDIEGAPGEQVVGATCLYAVYDPVSRRCTIARAGHPPPVVVTPEGEAAVADLPAGPPLGLGGLPFESAELELPEDSVLALYTNGLVEGAYPDMEAGLTELCAVMAGERRPVEEMAQAVVERMLPARPNDDVALLLARTLTLAPESVATWELPAEPTAPARARRLTADQLAAWGLEAMAFSTELIVSELVTNAYRYAGGGPLTLRLIHHQRLICEVSDTSSTSPHLRRARSTDEGGRGLLLVAQLTARWGTRHSREGKTVWTEQTFPPLPGGAGDDAAV; encoded by the coding sequence ATGACAGGACCAGTGACCCTGATCAGTGAGAGCCCGGAGGACCCGTACTCGCACGGTCGAGCCGCCTCCGTGGTGCTGGACCGGCACGGCCTGGTGATCGGCTGGAGCGATCGCGCCCGCACCCTGGTGGGCTGGTCGGCCGAGGAGGTGCTCGGCCGTCCGGCGGTGGAGGTTCTGGTCCGCCCCGAGGACCATGAGGAGGTCCTCGAGGCCACGGCTGCCTGCGTCCGGCAGCGCGGCTGGTTCGGGACCGTGCCCGTCCGGACCCGCGACGGCCGCAGGCTCGGGTTCGGGATCCGGGCACGCCGGGTGCTCCGGACGGAGGGCCACCGGGAGTGGTATCTGGTGGCCGCGCCGGCGGAGGAGGTGGTGCAGTGGGAGATCGACCGGTCCGTCATGGACGGGCTGTTCAGCAGGTCGCCGATCGGTCTGTCGGTGCACGACACCGGTCTGAACATTCTGCGGATCAACCGCGCCATCGCACGCATCGGCGGCATCACCCCCGAGGACGCGCGTGGCCACCGGATCGGTGACTTCCTCGTCGAGGCGGACGCCCGGATCGTGGACGCGGGCCTGCGGAAGGTGCTGGAGACCGGCAGTCCGATGATCTTCACCGAGCAGCCGTGCCGCTTGGCCGGGATGCCCGGCAAGGAGCGGTACGTCTCGGTGTCCGCGTTCCGTATGGAGGACTCGGCCGGCAGGGTGCTCGGCGTGACCAACCTGGTCGAGGACGTCACCGACCGCCACCGGGCGCGGCGCAGGCTCGCCCTGCTCACCGAGGCCGGGGCCAGCGTCGGCACCACCCTGGACGTGGAGACGACCGCGCGGGAGCTGGTCCGGGCCGCGGTTCCGGACCTGGCCGACTGCGTGTCGGTCGACCTCCTCGAGTCGGTCAGCCGCGGTGAGGAACCCGTCCCGGACGGCGGCGCCGGTCCGGTGCTCAGGACCGCGTACCGGACCGTCACCGCGGAGACGGAGCATCTGCTGCTCCCCGTGGGCTCGGTCAACTCCTTCCCCGAGGACACGCCGCAGGCCAGGTGCCTGGCCACCGGGCTGCCCGTGCTGGAGCCGTTCATCGACGTGTCGGAAACGGTCAAGGCCCTGGGCCTGGGCGAGCCGCCGGCGGGCTACGGCGTGCACTCGTTGATGGTGGTGCCGCTGAAGGCACGCGGTCTCGTCCTCGGTTTCGTCTGCCTGTGGCGGTCCCAGCTGCCGGAGCCGTTCGAGGAGGACGACCTCACCCTGGCGAACGAGCTGGCGGCCCGGGCCGCGATCTCCCTCGACAACGCCCGTCGTTTCACCCAGCAGCACCGTGCCGCGCTGGCGCTGCAGCGCCGTCTGCTGCCACGTGAGCTGCCCGTCCACCCGGCGGTCGTCGTCGCCCACCGCTACATGCCGGCGGGAGGCGCGACCGGCGTCGGCGGGGACTGGTTCGACGTCATCCCGCTGTCCGGCGCCCGGGTCGCCCTCGTGGTCGGCGACGTCGTCGGGCACGGCATCAACGCCGCGGCCACCATGGGCCGTCTGCGCACGGCCGTGCACACCCTGGCCGACCTCGATCTCGACCCCGACGAGGTGCTCTCCCACCTCGACGATCTGGTGAACAGACTGGCCGGGGAGCAGGAGCAGGACATCGAGGGCGCGCCGGGTGAGCAGGTGGTCGGCGCGACCTGCCTGTACGCGGTCTACGACCCGGTGAGCCGGCGCTGCACCATCGCCCGTGCGGGCCATCCGCCGCCGGTGGTGGTGACACCGGAGGGGGAGGCCGCCGTCGCCGATCTGCCGGCCGGTCCCCCGCTCGGGCTGGGCGGGCTCCCGTTCGAGTCGGCCGAGCTGGAGCTGCCGGAGGACAGCGTGCTCGCCCTTTACACCAACGGGCTCGTGGAGGGCGCCTATCCGGACATGGAGGCCGGGCTGACCGAGTTGTGCGCGGTCATGGCCGGTGAGCGCCGGCCCGTGGAGGAGATGGCGCAGGCGGTGGTGGAGCGGATGCTGCCCGCCCGGCCCAACGACGATGTCGCGCTGCTGCTGGCCCGTACGCTCACCCTGGCACCGGAGTCGGTGGCCACCTGGGAGCTGCCGGCGGAGCCGACGGCGCCGGCCCGGGCCCGCCGGCTCACCGCGGACCAGCTGGCGGCGTGGGGACTCGAGGCCATGGCCTTCTCCACCGAGCTGATCGTCAGCGAGCTGGTCACCAACGCCTACCGCTACGCGGGCGGCGGGCCGCTGACCCTGCGGCTCATCCACCACCAGCGGCTGATCTGCGAGGTCTCCGACACGAGCAGCACCTCCCCGCATCTGCGCAGGGCCCGGAGCACCGACGAGGGCGGCCGGGGGCTGCTCCTCGTCGCGCAGCTCACGGCGCGCTGGGGCACCCGGCACTCACGGGAAGGCAAGACGGTCTGGACGGAGCAGACCTTCCCGCCGCTGCCCGGCGGAGCGGGCGACGACGCGGCCGTGTAG
- a CDS encoding VOC family protein has product MPRITPNLWFDTQGEEAAEFYVSVFPNSEIKHILYYGEAGPGPAGSVLTVDFTLDGQAYTAINGGPEFTFNEAVSLLINCADQEEVDHYWQKLGEGGQEGPCGWLKDRYGLSWQVVPAALDELINDEDQARAQRAMKAMLGMKKIDVAALYAAADPA; this is encoded by the coding sequence ATGCCGCGCATCACCCCGAATCTCTGGTTCGACACCCAGGGCGAGGAAGCAGCCGAGTTCTACGTCTCCGTCTTCCCGAATTCGGAGATCAAGCACATCTTGTACTACGGCGAGGCCGGCCCGGGGCCCGCCGGCAGCGTCCTGACCGTCGACTTCACCCTCGACGGCCAGGCGTACACCGCGATCAACGGCGGCCCCGAGTTCACGTTCAACGAGGCGGTCTCCCTGCTGATCAACTGCGCGGACCAGGAGGAGGTCGACCACTACTGGCAGAAGCTCGGTGAGGGCGGCCAGGAGGGCCCCTGCGGCTGGCTGAAGGACAGGTACGGCCTGTCCTGGCAGGTCGTCCCCGCCGCTCTGGACGAGCTGATCAACGACGAGGACCAGGCGCGGGCGCAGCGGGCGATGAAGGCCATGCTCGGTATGAAGAAGATCGACGTCGCCGCGCTGTACGCGGCCGCCGACCCCGCGTGA
- a CDS encoding GNAT family N-acetyltransferase, with protein sequence MPSVSAPAAWPAALATPRLALRPVERSDVPVISRLWTDPEVRRHLGGPVDSNVVRIRERRCVGAPGVFAVARRSDEAVVGLVSLTAGARDDRTEVSYQLLTEHWGRGYAREAVAAAVSWAQDGVPSRSPGVVALTQEANRRSRRLLEALGAALVDRFVEWDEAQVLYAFPSPPACPAGPAVTRPAAAAADGHGATGP encoded by the coding sequence ATGCCTTCCGTATCCGCCCCGGCCGCCTGGCCCGCCGCGCTCGCCACCCCACGACTCGCCCTGCGTCCGGTCGAGCGGTCGGACGTGCCGGTGATCAGCCGTCTGTGGACGGACCCCGAGGTCCGCCGGCACCTCGGCGGGCCGGTGGACAGCAACGTCGTACGCATCCGCGAGCGCAGATGTGTCGGCGCCCCGGGTGTCTTCGCGGTGGCGCGGCGGTCGGACGAGGCGGTCGTCGGTCTCGTCTCCCTGACCGCAGGGGCCAGGGACGACAGGACCGAGGTGTCGTACCAGTTGCTCACCGAGCACTGGGGCCGCGGTTACGCCCGTGAGGCCGTCGCCGCCGCCGTCTCCTGGGCCCAGGACGGCGTCCCATCGAGGTCACCCGGGGTGGTCGCACTGACCCAGGAGGCCAACCGCCGTTCGCGGCGGCTGCTGGAGGCGCTGGGGGCCGCACTGGTGGACCGTTTCGTCGAGTGGGACGAGGCGCAGGTGCTGTACGCGTTCCCGTCGCCGCCGGCGTGCCCGGCGGGACCCGCCGTCACTCGGCCGGCGGCCGCAGCGGCCGACGGGCACGGGGCCACCGGCCCGTAG
- a CDS encoding GH12 family glycosyl hydrolase domain-containing protein: MRHRLRAFATALVLTLGAPATLLSAAPAAQADVRTAAQADVEICEQYGSTTVQDRYVVQNNRWGTSATQCVGVTGTGFTLTRADGSVPTNGAPKSYPSIFNGCHYTNCSPGTRLPKQISTIGSAPTSISYGYVDNAVYNASFDIWLDPQPRTDGVNRTEIMIWFNRVGPIQPIGSRNGSATVGGRTWEVWTGNNGGNDVISFVAPTAIPSWSFDVMDFVDQTVSRGMAAPNWYMTSIQAGFEPWQGGAGLSVNSFSSTISDDGGSGEEPPGEPAGSCQVGYTANVWQGGFTTEVTVKNSGTTPVDGWNLGFTLPAGQAVTSAWNTTLTSSGGAVTARDVGFNSRIQAGGTQSFGFQGTYTGTFAEPDRFTLNGVACTVTP, encoded by the coding sequence ATGCGACACCGTTTACGCGCCTTCGCCACCGCACTCGTGCTCACGCTCGGAGCCCCGGCCACGCTGCTGTCGGCGGCACCCGCCGCACAGGCCGACGTCCGGACCGCCGCCCAGGCCGACGTCGAGATCTGCGAGCAGTACGGCAGCACCACCGTCCAGGACCGTTACGTCGTCCAGAACAACCGCTGGGGAACCAGCGCCACCCAGTGCGTCGGCGTCACCGGCACCGGCTTCACCCTCACCCGCGCCGACGGCTCCGTGCCCACCAACGGGGCGCCGAAGTCCTATCCGTCGATCTTCAACGGCTGCCACTACACCAACTGCTCGCCCGGCACCCGGCTGCCCAAGCAGATCTCGACCATCGGGTCGGCGCCCACCAGCATTTCCTACGGCTACGTCGACAACGCGGTCTACAACGCCTCGTTCGACATCTGGCTCGACCCGCAGCCCAGGACCGACGGTGTCAACCGCACCGAGATCATGATCTGGTTCAACCGCGTCGGTCCGATCCAGCCCATCGGCTCGCGGAACGGTTCAGCGACCGTCGGCGGCCGTACCTGGGAGGTGTGGACCGGCAACAACGGCGGCAACGACGTCATCTCCTTCGTCGCCCCCACCGCGATCCCCAGCTGGTCCTTCGACGTCATGGACTTCGTCGACCAGACCGTCAGCCGCGGCATGGCCGCCCCGAACTGGTACATGACGAGCATCCAGGCCGGCTTCGAGCCCTGGCAGGGCGGCGCGGGCCTGTCGGTGAACTCCTTCTCCTCCACGATCAGCGACGACGGCGGCAGCGGCGAGGAGCCTCCCGGCGAGCCGGCCGGCAGCTGCCAGGTCGGCTACACCGCCAACGTGTGGCAGGGCGGATTCACCACGGAGGTGACCGTCAAGAACTCCGGCACCACTCCCGTCGACGGCTGGAACCTGGGCTTCACCCTCCCCGCCGGACAGGCCGTCACCAGCGCCTGGAACACCACGCTGACCTCGTCCGGCGGCGCGGTGACCGCGCGTGACGTCGGCTTCAACAGCCGTATCCAGGCGGGCGGCACCCAGTCGTTCGGCTTCCAGGGGACGTACACCGGCACCTTCGCGGAACCGGACCGGTTCACGCTCAACGGGGTCGCCTGCACCGTCACCCCGTGA
- a CDS encoding DUF2795 domain-containing protein, whose amino-acid sequence MGHIERGGNPVSPRKDDEMKHELEGYLRSGQHTHVEEANDPEPAADDDIRVGTSGPVPPPGEERDRARARTEAESLRLELARHMDRTAFPADRAAVVRALEEHHAPDPVVEAARDLPKGGTYRNADEIVKALGRPGGG is encoded by the coding sequence ATGGGGCACATCGAGCGAGGCGGCAATCCCGTCAGCCCGCGCAAGGACGACGAGATGAAGCACGAACTGGAGGGCTACCTCCGGTCCGGGCAGCACACGCATGTCGAGGAGGCCAACGACCCCGAGCCCGCCGCGGACGACGACATCCGGGTCGGCACGTCAGGACCCGTCCCTCCGCCCGGAGAGGAACGCGACCGGGCACGGGCGCGGACCGAGGCCGAGTCGCTGCGGCTCGAGCTGGCCCGCCACATGGACCGCACGGCGTTCCCGGCGGACCGCGCCGCGGTCGTGCGCGCCCTGGAGGAGCACCACGCCCCCGACCCGGTCGTCGAAGCGGCCCGCGATCTGCCCAAGGGGGGCACCTACCGCAACGCGGACGAGATCGTGAAGGCACTGGGGAGGCCGGGGGGCGGCTGA
- a CDS encoding acetate/propionate family kinase, with protein MTTPASATASNLLVVDAGSSSLHLSVLDGDGREVAARHETEAPGSGTRQVIEELLREAPPVAATGHRLVHGGPRLFGPTLVDDSVRAELDRAAELAPLHVPPALAALDATRQLLPDAPHVVCFDTAFHAGLPEPARVYGLPREWTDRYGLRRYGFHGLSYAWALGRAAALLDRPPGELHLVIAHLGGGCSACAVREGRSVDTTMGFTPLEGMVMSRRSGSVDPGLLLWLQTSAGMAPEEIAGKLNRGSGLLGLSGTSGDTRDLVRSAADGDRRAALALDVFTLGVRRGIAGCAASLDRLDALVFTGEIGCDQPEVREAVCAGLGVLGVTGGLRPVNVRQDTVVSPAGAAVPVLVVPTGEGQQVARETRSLLTRHAGQK; from the coding sequence ATGACGACCCCCGCAAGCGCGACCGCGTCGAACCTGCTGGTCGTCGACGCCGGGTCCTCGAGCCTCCACCTGAGCGTGCTGGACGGCGACGGCCGGGAGGTGGCCGCACGGCACGAGACGGAGGCTCCCGGGAGCGGGACGCGGCAGGTGATCGAGGAACTGCTGCGCGAGGCCCCGCCGGTGGCGGCGACCGGCCACCGCCTCGTCCACGGCGGGCCGCGGCTGTTCGGTCCCACGCTCGTCGACGACTCGGTACGGGCGGAGCTCGACCGGGCCGCGGAGCTGGCCCCGCTGCACGTGCCGCCCGCCCTCGCCGCCCTGGACGCGACACGGCAGCTGCTGCCGGACGCCCCGCACGTGGTGTGCTTCGACACCGCCTTCCACGCCGGACTGCCGGAGCCCGCCCGCGTCTACGGGCTGCCCCGTGAGTGGACCGACCGGTACGGGCTGCGCAGATACGGCTTCCACGGCCTCTCGTACGCGTGGGCCCTCGGGCGGGCCGCGGCCCTGCTGGACCGGCCCCCCGGCGAGCTCCACCTCGTGATCGCGCACCTGGGCGGCGGCTGCTCGGCGTGCGCGGTGCGCGAGGGCCGCAGTGTCGACACCACCATGGGCTTCACGCCGCTGGAAGGCATGGTGATGAGCAGACGCAGCGGCAGCGTCGACCCCGGGCTGCTGCTGTGGCTTCAGACATCGGCCGGGATGGCGCCCGAGGAGATCGCCGGGAAGCTGAACCGGGGATCCGGTCTGCTGGGCCTTTCCGGTACCTCCGGCGACACCCGCGACCTCGTACGGTCGGCGGCCGACGGCGACCGGCGGGCCGCTCTGGCCCTCGACGTCTTCACCCTGGGCGTCCGGCGCGGGATCGCCGGGTGTGCCGCGTCGCTGGACCGGCTCGACGCGCTCGTGTTCACGGGCGAGATCGGCTGTGACCAGCCCGAGGTGCGCGAGGCGGTCTGCGCGGGTCTGGGCGTGCTCGGCGTCACGGGCGGCCTGCGGCCGGTGAACGTCCGGCAGGACACCGTCGTCAGCCCTGCCGGTGCGGCGGTCCCGGTGCTGGTCGTACCGACCGGCGAGGGGCAGCAGGTCGCGCGGGAGACCCGGTCGCTGCTCACGCGACACGCCGGTCAGAAATAG